The Kitasatospora setae KM-6054 genome contains a region encoding:
- a CDS encoding NAD(P)H-binding protein: MSIVVTGATGQLGRLVIEELLTRVPAAEVAAAVRDQDRAADLAARGVELRTADYDRPETLADAIRPGDTVLLISGNEIGRRTAQHGAVIDAAQAAGAARLVYTGVLGGPDADFRLADEHKATERLVLDSGLPYTFLRNGWYTENYTALIPVQLEHGVAGSTAGGRVGAAGRADYAAAAAEVLTGAGHEGRAYELSGDRAWTLAEYAAELSRQSGRPVAHHELPAEANLALLTGAGLPRPLAEILVDVDVSGIARGLLAGGSGDLARLIGRPTTPLAETVARALAAHAG; encoded by the coding sequence ATGAGCATCGTCGTCACCGGCGCCACCGGTCAGCTCGGCCGCCTCGTCATCGAGGAACTGCTGACCCGCGTCCCGGCCGCCGAGGTCGCCGCCGCCGTCCGCGACCAGGACCGGGCGGCCGACCTGGCCGCCCGCGGCGTCGAACTGCGCACCGCCGACTACGACCGGCCCGAGACGCTGGCCGACGCGATCCGCCCCGGCGACACCGTGCTGCTGATCTCCGGCAACGAGATCGGCCGCCGCACCGCCCAGCACGGCGCGGTGATCGACGCCGCGCAGGCCGCCGGCGCCGCCCGCCTGGTCTACACCGGGGTGCTCGGCGGCCCGGACGCCGACTTCCGGCTCGCCGACGAGCACAAGGCCACCGAGCGGCTGGTCCTCGACTCCGGCCTGCCGTACACCTTCCTGCGCAACGGCTGGTACACCGAGAACTACACCGCCCTGATCCCCGTCCAGTTGGAGCACGGCGTGGCCGGCAGCACCGCCGGCGGCCGGGTCGGCGCGGCCGGCCGCGCCGACTACGCCGCCGCCGCGGCCGAGGTGCTGACCGGCGCGGGCCACGAGGGCCGGGCGTACGAGCTCAGCGGCGACCGGGCCTGGACGCTGGCCGAGTACGCGGCCGAACTGTCCCGGCAGAGCGGCCGCCCCGTCGCCCACCACGAACTGCCCGCCGAGGCCAACCTCGCGCTGCTCACCGGCGCGGGCCTGCCGCGGCCGCTCGCCGAGATCCTGGTCGACGTGGACGTGTCCGGCATCGCCCGCGGCCTGCTGGCCGGCGGCAGCGGCGACCTCGCCCGGCTGATCGGCCGCCCGACCACGCCGCTGGCCGAGACCGTCGCACGGGCGCTGGCCGCGCACGCGGGCTGA
- a CDS encoding helix-turn-helix transcriptional regulator: MDDLAGFLRTRRARVDPATAGIPTDGRRRVAGLRREEVAHLSGVSVDYYVRLEQGRATQPSEQVLDALARVLGLDGTERAHLHRLARQPRRRAKAPGGRIRPELLRVLDLVQGAPAIIMDHRMDVLAGNRLAGLLYGRPELAGLNTARHIFLEEGERGLYAGWESCTRDVVGHLRLAAGKYPDDPGLASLIGELAMGSERFRRLWARADVRARTHGSKAYRHPLVGLLELHQENFALPDGSGAELLVLSAAPGSPAEDGLRLLAGLAADTTAPARPAPEEARAGEQP, from the coding sequence ATGGACGATCTCGCGGGCTTCCTGCGGACCCGGCGCGCCCGGGTCGATCCGGCGACGGCCGGCATTCCGACCGACGGCCGCCGCCGGGTGGCGGGGCTGCGGCGGGAGGAGGTGGCGCACCTGTCGGGGGTGAGCGTCGACTACTACGTGCGCCTGGAGCAGGGCCGGGCCACCCAGCCGTCCGAACAGGTGCTGGACGCGCTGGCGCGGGTGCTGGGCCTGGACGGCACCGAGCGGGCGCACCTGCACCGGCTGGCCCGGCAGCCCCGGCGGCGGGCGAAGGCGCCGGGCGGGCGGATCCGGCCGGAGCTCCTGCGCGTCCTCGACCTGGTCCAGGGCGCGCCCGCGATCATCATGGACCACCGGATGGACGTGCTCGCCGGGAACCGGCTGGCCGGGCTGCTGTACGGCCGGCCGGAGCTCGCCGGGCTGAACACCGCCCGGCACATCTTCCTGGAGGAGGGCGAGCGCGGCCTCTACGCGGGCTGGGAGTCCTGCACCCGGGACGTGGTCGGACACCTGCGGCTGGCCGCCGGCAAGTACCCGGACGACCCCGGACTCGCCTCGCTGATCGGCGAGTTGGCGATGGGCAGCGAACGCTTCCGCCGCCTCTGGGCCCGCGCCGACGTGCGCGCCCGCACCCACGGCAGCAAGGCGTACCGGCACCCGCTGGTCGGGCTGCTCGAACTGCACCAGGAGAACTTCGCCCTGCCGGACGGCTCGGGCGCCGAACTGCTGGTCCTCTCGGCCGCCCCGGGCAGCCCGGCCGAGGACGGACTGCGCCTGCTCGCCGGCCTGGCCGCGGACACCACGGCCCCCGCCCGCCCGGCCCCGGAGGAGGCCCGGGCGGGCGAGCAGCCGTGA
- a CDS encoding NAD(P)H-dependent oxidoreductase, producing the protein MKTLIVHAHPEPKSLNGSLTDHAVTVLRDAGHEVRVSDLYAMGWKAAADADDYGPHASSPLKVPLDSGRAFDAGTLTPDVRAEQEKLLWADTVILQFPLWWYSMPAILKGWVDRVFTYRFAYGVGEHSDTKYGERFGEGTLAGRRALLSVTVGGPEAHYAPRGINGPIDDLLFPIQHGILHYPGLEVLPPFVVHGSDRLDPADYPAVAAAWEHRLRTLETTAPVRYRRQNFGDYEIPALQLKPGLEPAGRTGFGLHLEA; encoded by the coding sequence GTGAAGACCCTGATCGTCCACGCCCACCCCGAACCGAAGTCGCTGAACGGCTCGCTGACCGACCACGCCGTCACCGTCCTGCGGGACGCCGGGCACGAGGTGCGGGTCAGCGACCTGTACGCGATGGGCTGGAAGGCCGCCGCGGACGCCGACGACTACGGCCCGCACGCCTCCAGCCCGCTCAAGGTGCCCCTCGACTCCGGCCGCGCCTTCGACGCCGGCACGCTCACCCCCGACGTCCGCGCCGAGCAGGAGAAGCTGCTCTGGGCCGACACCGTCATCCTCCAGTTCCCGCTCTGGTGGTACAGCATGCCCGCCATCCTCAAGGGCTGGGTCGACCGGGTCTTCACCTACCGCTTCGCCTACGGCGTCGGCGAGCACAGCGACACCAAGTACGGCGAACGCTTCGGCGAGGGCACCCTGGCCGGCCGCCGCGCGCTGCTCTCCGTCACCGTCGGCGGCCCCGAGGCGCACTACGCGCCGCGCGGCATCAACGGCCCGATCGACGACCTGCTCTTCCCGATCCAGCACGGCATCCTCCACTACCCCGGCCTCGAAGTCCTCCCGCCCTTCGTCGTCCACGGCAGCGACCGCCTCGACCCCGCCGACTACCCGGCCGTCGCCGCGGCCTGGGAACACCGCCTCCGCACCCTGGAGACCACCGCTCCCGTCCGCTACCGCCGGCAGAACTTCGGCGACTACGAGATCCCCGCCCTCCAGCTGAAGCCCGGCCTCGAACCGGCCGGCCGCACCGGCTTCGGACTCCACCTGGAGGCGTAG
- a CDS encoding peptidase inhibitor family I36 protein, translating into MRLRVKTAMAAAIAMAATLLPAGSAQAAHGRTGTAACPSGYLCVWDQPDFRGRMYRFLGDNASWGDWAIDNNDRSWFNNGTSGTYACVWQYVNLVGHAKALAPGEASPDDPGHAGRGSSNDWRRGGCE; encoded by the coding sequence ATGCGCCTGCGCGTGAAGACCGCGATGGCCGCCGCCATCGCCATGGCCGCGACCCTGCTCCCCGCCGGCTCCGCCCAGGCGGCCCACGGCCGTACCGGCACCGCCGCCTGCCCGTCCGGCTACCTGTGCGTGTGGGACCAGCCCGACTTCCGGGGCCGGATGTACCGGTTCCTCGGCGACAACGCCTCCTGGGGCGACTGGGCGATCGACAACAACGACCGGTCCTGGTTCAACAACGGCACCTCGGGCACGTACGCCTGCGTGTGGCAGTACGTCAACCTGGTCGGCCACGCCAAGGCGCTCGCGCCCGGCGAGGCGTCCCCGGACGACCCCGGGCACGCGGGCCGGGGCAGCTCGAACGACTGGCGCCGGGGCGGCTGCGAGTGA
- a CDS encoding TetR/AcrR family transcriptional regulator has product MSALPEDSPRERILATATRLFAERGYDATSTRAIGDAVGLNIATVAYHVGAKPELYREVMRRAHLAQREVVAEALVRLHACDPTPEETRAALLAFVDDYLTFCLRRPEVPALWMRRWLAEGADHSDIESEFAGPLVAEVAAAVRAVLDRAGLGPGADVEMLVFTIVWTSHSFGQAGVIDPAGTRRGPLDLPVLDRFRRHLHTVVTAVLDQGA; this is encoded by the coding sequence ATGAGCGCCCTGCCCGAGGACAGCCCCCGCGAACGAATCCTGGCGACCGCCACCCGGCTGTTCGCCGAGCGCGGCTACGACGCCACCAGCACCCGGGCGATCGGCGACGCGGTCGGCCTCAACATCGCCACCGTCGCCTACCACGTCGGCGCGAAGCCCGAGCTCTACCGCGAGGTGATGCGCCGCGCCCACCTGGCCCAGCGCGAGGTGGTCGCCGAGGCACTGGTCCGGCTGCACGCCTGCGACCCCACCCCGGAGGAGACCCGGGCCGCGCTGCTCGCCTTCGTCGACGACTACCTGACGTTCTGCCTGCGCCGCCCCGAGGTCCCGGCGCTGTGGATGCGCCGCTGGCTGGCCGAGGGCGCCGACCACTCCGACATCGAGAGCGAGTTCGCCGGCCCGCTGGTCGCCGAGGTCGCCGCCGCCGTCCGCGCCGTCCTCGACCGGGCCGGACTCGGCCCCGGCGCCGACGTCGAGATGCTGGTCTTCACCATCGTCTGGACCTCGCACTCCTTCGGCCAGGCCGGCGTCATCGACCCGGCCGGCACCCGCCGGGGCCCGCTCGACCTCCCCGTCCTCGACCGCTTCCGCCGCCACCTGCACACGGTCGTCACCGCCGTCCTCGACCAGGGCGCCTGA
- a CDS encoding flavin-containing monooxygenase: MGSTRVAVIGAGAAGLAAAKALLDQGLHVTVLERGTRVGGLWAGDDDGGGGGDGADGAGSPAYDSLHLNTSKGRTQFADFPMPAAWPDYPSAARVADYLAHYADRFGVTERIRFGTRVETVTRDADGWLVDGERHDAVVVANGHNRDPKWPSPGYPGDFAGTQLHAHDHRSAAAYAGRRVLVVGMGNSAMDIAVDASYTADGPVLLSARHGTHIVPKYLFGRPADATGGALAVLPWRIRQAVAQRMLKLAVGTPGRYGLPEPAGGLFQNHPTISDTVLHCLTHGEIEARPGIERLDGTRVRFTDGRTDQVDVIVWATGYRVTLPFLDERWTGPDPEELPLYQRVFHLDDPTLSFVGLMQSTGAALPVVEAQGRLVAAHLAGRYALPDAERQRAHVRRAHAAAVRRWGDKRPMMRIDFDRYVAAIPRELKAGARRAQKEKTT; the protein is encoded by the coding sequence ATGGGCTCGACCAGGGTGGCGGTGATCGGCGCCGGCGCGGCAGGACTGGCCGCCGCCAAGGCACTGCTCGACCAGGGGCTGCACGTCACCGTCCTGGAACGCGGCACCCGCGTCGGCGGCCTGTGGGCCGGCGACGACGACGGCGGAGGCGGAGGCGACGGCGCTGACGGCGCAGGGTCCCCGGCGTACGACAGCCTGCACCTGAACACCAGCAAGGGCCGCACCCAGTTCGCCGACTTCCCGATGCCCGCCGCCTGGCCCGACTACCCGTCCGCCGCCCGGGTGGCCGACTACCTCGCCCACTACGCCGACCGGTTCGGCGTCACCGAGCGGATCAGGTTCGGCACCCGCGTCGAGACGGTGACCCGGGACGCCGACGGCTGGCTGGTCGACGGCGAGCGCCACGACGCCGTGGTCGTCGCCAACGGCCACAACCGCGACCCGAAGTGGCCCAGCCCCGGCTACCCCGGCGACTTCGCCGGCACCCAGCTGCACGCCCACGACCACCGCAGCGCCGCCGCGTACGCGGGCCGGCGGGTGCTGGTCGTCGGCATGGGCAACTCCGCGATGGACATCGCCGTCGACGCCTCGTACACCGCAGACGGCCCGGTGCTGCTCTCCGCCCGGCACGGCACCCACATCGTGCCCAAGTACCTGTTCGGCCGCCCCGCCGACGCCACCGGCGGCGCGCTCGCCGTGCTGCCCTGGCGGATCCGGCAGGCCGTCGCCCAGCGGATGCTCAAGCTCGCCGTCGGCACCCCCGGCCGGTACGGCCTGCCGGAACCCGCCGGCGGCCTGTTCCAGAACCACCCCACCATCAGCGACACCGTCCTGCACTGCCTCACCCACGGCGAGATCGAGGCCCGCCCCGGCATCGAACGGCTCGACGGCACCCGGGTGCGCTTCACCGACGGCCGCACCGACCAGGTCGACGTCATCGTCTGGGCCACCGGCTACCGGGTCACCCTGCCCTTCCTGGACGAGCGCTGGACCGGCCCCGACCCCGAGGAACTCCCGCTCTACCAGCGGGTGTTCCACCTCGACGACCCCACCCTCAGCTTCGTCGGCCTGATGCAGTCCACCGGCGCCGCGCTCCCCGTCGTCGAGGCCCAGGGCCGCCTGGTCGCCGCCCACCTGGCCGGCCGCTACGCCCTGCCCGACGCCGAACGGCAGCGCGCGCACGTCCGCCGCGCGCACGCCGCCGCCGTCCGGCGCTGGGGCGACAAGCGGCCGATGATGCGGATCGACTTCGACCGGTACGTCGCCGCGATCCCCCGCGAACTCAAGGCCGGCGCCCGCCGCGCGCAGAAGGAGAAGACCACGTGA
- a CDS encoding SDR family NAD(P)-dependent oxidoreductase — protein sequence MTILDRRRDPRGRRVLITGASGTIGRALGARLTAAGAHVLGLDLRPTGDEPFPVLRCDVTDDDSVTAAVAEALTTLGGLDVLVNNAGTGGPAPAEYAPGAEVRRQLEINLLGTWRTTAACVDALVAARGRVVMVTSRMAVMQLPLAAAYGASKRAMVAYADALRLELAPHVGVSCVYPSAVRSPIHDSTKAAGLSLEGMSVYEPLEGVLDAIGKAAFATRPHRDVTTTRKGAVEFFLARHLPALTDRIVTRTLAARTAAGAFDGAALAAGVLARSGRTGRNRGEE from the coding sequence GTGACGATCCTCGACCGCCGCCGCGACCCGCGCGGCCGCCGCGTCCTGATCACCGGCGCCTCCGGCACCATCGGCCGCGCCCTCGGCGCCCGCCTCACCGCCGCCGGCGCGCACGTCCTCGGACTCGACCTCCGCCCCACCGGCGACGAGCCCTTCCCCGTGCTGCGCTGCGACGTCACCGACGACGACAGCGTCACCGCCGCCGTCGCCGAGGCCCTGACCACCCTCGGCGGCCTCGACGTCCTGGTCAACAACGCGGGCACCGGCGGCCCCGCCCCCGCCGAGTACGCCCCCGGCGCCGAGGTCCGCCGGCAACTGGAGATCAACCTGCTCGGCACCTGGCGCACCACCGCCGCCTGCGTCGACGCCCTGGTCGCCGCCCGCGGCCGGGTCGTCATGGTCACCTCCCGGATGGCCGTCATGCAGCTCCCGCTCGCCGCCGCCTACGGCGCCTCCAAGCGCGCCATGGTCGCCTACGCCGACGCGCTGCGCCTCGAACTCGCCCCGCACGTCGGCGTCAGCTGCGTCTACCCCTCCGCCGTGCGCAGCCCGATCCACGACTCCACCAAGGCCGCCGGACTCTCCCTGGAGGGCATGAGCGTGTACGAGCCGCTGGAGGGCGTGCTCGACGCGATCGGCAAGGCCGCCTTCGCCACCCGCCCGCACCGCGACGTCACCACCACCCGCAAGGGCGCCGTCGAGTTCTTCCTCGCCCGCCACCTCCCCGCCCTCACCGACCGGATCGTCACCCGCACCCTGGCCGCCCGCACCGCCGCCGGAGCCTTCGACGGCGCCGCGCTCGCCGCCGGCGTGCTCGCCCGCAGCGGCCGCACCGGCCGCAACCGGGGGGAGGAGTGA
- a CDS encoding MFS transporter, with translation MNGTKAGRKTLTLYAAGSVGMGVWVTVPGLLLLYFLTDVLGVPALLAGFTLLLPKAVDIVAHPLLGSRSDRQARRDGHRRRMMRTGLLLGLAMTAMFSVPSALHGWAAALWVGGWFTAGNLLFAAFQVPYLTTPSDLAVGYHERTRVFMFRMALLTVGLLAAGVAAPALSAGGGRADYARMAVLLAAAMAASAAVALIGVRRLTAECGFKAPAERAGAGRAGHSARADLRAALRDPDFRPLVLSYLFTGTTTHLFLAALPYVTEHVFHDGKLTALFMGLFLAPALLAGPAWTAWSRRPGNGKQRGLLTCQAVFATGSALLLPAAALLDGGVRTAATAAVVMAMGVAFAGLQLFAFALLPDAVAAAEHAEAGAYTGVWTATEATGTAVGPYLYAAVLALGGFVSSTAGEHAAQSDAALTALLAGFTLLPAALMALALACQRRCALDARR, from the coding sequence GTGAACGGCACCAAGGCCGGACGGAAGACCCTCACGCTGTACGCCGCCGGGTCGGTCGGGATGGGCGTCTGGGTCACCGTGCCCGGACTGCTGCTGCTGTACTTCCTCACCGACGTGCTCGGCGTCCCCGCCCTGCTCGCCGGCTTCACGCTGCTGCTGCCCAAGGCCGTCGACATCGTCGCCCACCCGCTGCTCGGCTCCCGCTCCGACCGGCAGGCCCGCCGCGACGGCCACCGGCGGCGGATGATGCGCACCGGACTGCTGCTCGGCCTCGCGATGACCGCGATGTTCAGCGTCCCGTCCGCGCTGCACGGCTGGGCCGCCGCGCTCTGGGTCGGCGGCTGGTTCACCGCCGGGAACCTGCTGTTCGCCGCGTTCCAGGTGCCCTACCTGACCACCCCCTCCGACCTGGCGGTCGGCTACCACGAACGCACCCGGGTCTTCATGTTCCGGATGGCGCTGCTCACCGTCGGCCTGCTCGCCGCCGGCGTCGCCGCCCCCGCGCTCTCCGCCGGCGGCGGCCGCGCCGACTACGCCCGGATGGCCGTCCTGCTGGCCGCCGCGATGGCCGCCTCCGCCGCCGTCGCGCTGATCGGCGTGCGCCGGCTGACCGCCGAGTGCGGCTTCAAGGCCCCCGCCGAACGGGCCGGTGCCGGACGGGCCGGCCACTCCGCCCGCGCCGACCTGCGGGCCGCCCTGCGCGACCCGGACTTCCGCCCGCTGGTGCTGTCCTACCTGTTCACCGGCACCACCACCCACCTGTTCCTGGCCGCACTGCCCTACGTCACCGAGCACGTCTTCCACGACGGCAAGCTGACCGCCCTGTTCATGGGCCTCTTCCTGGCCCCCGCGCTGCTCGCCGGACCCGCCTGGACGGCCTGGTCGCGCCGCCCCGGCAACGGCAAGCAGCGCGGACTGCTCACCTGCCAAGCCGTGTTCGCCACCGGCTCGGCCCTGCTGCTGCCCGCCGCCGCCCTGCTCGACGGGGGAGTGCGGACCGCCGCCACCGCCGCCGTCGTGATGGCGATGGGCGTGGCCTTCGCCGGGCTCCAACTGTTCGCGTTCGCGCTGCTGCCCGACGCCGTCGCCGCCGCCGAACACGCCGAAGCCGGCGCCTACACCGGCGTCTGGACCGCCACCGAGGCCACCGGCACCGCCGTCGGCCCCTACCTGTACGCGGCGGTCCTCGCCCTCGGCGGTTTCGTCTCCAGCACCGCCGGCGAACACGCCGCGCAGAGCGACGCCGCGCTGACCGCGCTGCTCGCCGGGTTCACCCTGCTGCCCGCCGCGCTGATGGCCCTCGCCCTGGCCTGCCAGCGGCGCTGCGCGCTGGACGCCCGCCGGTGA
- a CDS encoding TSUP family transporter yields MTGALGALAVGAVGLGAFAQATTGMGFSLVAAPALIAALGPHRGVPAVLLLAVLASLLPLSRDWRHARRRDTGRLLLPALLGAPLAGWLLGRLDTRILAVAAGCGVLAGCALLASGLRSAFLCRPAGAWVSGLGSAGLNVIGGVGGPPIGLYAANAGWAPREARATLHAFFLVQNTATAAVLGVTLPSWPTLAALAAGAAAGMALSPRLSPAATRTGVLAVSCAGALALIATAV; encoded by the coding sequence GTGACCGGCGCGCTCGGCGCCCTCGCGGTCGGCGCCGTCGGACTCGGCGCCTTCGCGCAGGCCACCACCGGGATGGGCTTCTCCCTGGTGGCGGCCCCCGCGCTGATCGCCGCGCTCGGCCCGCACCGCGGCGTCCCCGCCGTCCTGCTGCTCGCCGTCCTCGCCTCGCTGCTGCCGCTCTCCCGCGACTGGCGGCACGCCCGCCGCCGCGACACCGGACGGCTGCTGCTGCCCGCCCTGCTCGGCGCGCCGCTCGCCGGCTGGCTGCTGGGCCGCCTCGACACCCGGATCCTCGCCGTCGCGGCCGGCTGCGGGGTGCTGGCCGGCTGCGCCCTGCTCGCCTCCGGGCTGCGCTCCGCGTTCCTGTGCCGCCCCGCCGGAGCCTGGGTCAGCGGCCTCGGCAGCGCCGGCCTCAACGTGATCGGCGGCGTCGGCGGCCCGCCGATCGGCCTGTACGCCGCCAACGCCGGCTGGGCCCCGCGCGAGGCCCGGGCCACCCTGCACGCCTTCTTCCTGGTGCAGAACACCGCCACCGCCGCCGTCCTCGGCGTCACCCTGCCCAGCTGGCCGACGCTCGCCGCGCTCGCCGCCGGCGCCGCCGCGGGCATGGCGCTCTCCCCGCGCCTGTCACCCGCCGCCACCCGCACCGGCGTCCTCGCCGTCTCCTGCGCGGGCGCGCTCGCGCTGATCGCCACCGCCGTCTGA